A stretch of DNA from Enterococcus gilvus ATCC BAA-350:
ACCCAGATCCCGCCATGTGGCGCCATCGAGGTGACACCCGCAGCCATGGAGATTCCTGCTGCCGTTGCAGAGCCCAGCATCAAACTGGGAATGACACGAATAGGATCGGCGACCGCAAAAGGAATAGCCCCTTCTGTAATATAGGAAGCACCTAATATCCAGCAGGATTGGCCTGATGTCCGTTCTTCTTTGTTAAACTTATGTTTGAATAAGATTGTTGCTAATGCTAGACCTAATGGCGGTGTCATTCCTGCTGCCATACATGCGGCGATCGGAGCATTTACACCAGCAGACATCAAACCAATCGAGAAGGTCGAAATCGATTTATTGATTGGTCCGCCCATATCAGCCGCCATCATCACACCAATCAATAATCCAAACATCAGACCTGAAGTATTACCAAGCCCGTTCAACCAGCTAGTCAAGGCATCTAAGACCCACGCAATTGGCTTATCGATCAAGAAGACCATCGCTAATCCAATTACTAAAATAGAAACCAGTGGAACAACGATCAATTGATAAATAGCTGCAAATTGTTTCTTAATATTGATTTTATTTGCCAAGAAATCCGTTGCGTAACCTGCTAATAATCCACCAATCATCCCGCCTAAGAATCCCGAGCCACCATTCGCAGCCAGTAAACCTGCAACGATCCCTGGTGCAAAGCCTGCTTTCCCAGCAATTGAACTAGCGATCCCCGCTCCAAGTGCTGGTACCATCATGGCGAAAGCCGTTCCCCCTCCAATCGTCGACAACGCGCCAGCCAAAACATTATAATCAGCAGATTTCGGATCAGATGCTGTGATCCCGAAGGCAAAACTTAAGGCGATAATAATTCCGCCAGCGATGACAAATGGCAGCATATAGTTCACACCATTCATGAAATGATTGTAGATACCAATCTGATGCGACTTCTCCTCACTTTTACTGGAAGTTGAGATTTTGATCGTACCCACATCGTTGAGTACTTCTTCTATCACTAGCTCTGGCTCCTTGATTGCTCGACCCGTAGAGACTCTTTTAACCCTTTTTCCAGCAAATCGACTCATATCGATATCCTTATCAATGGCTAATATAATGGCATCCGCCCGTGAGATTTCTTCGATAGTCAATTCATTTTCAATTTTTGCTCCTTGCGTTTCGATCTTTACCATATGACCCAAACCAGTAGCAGTTATCTCTAGTTTTTCGGCGGACATGTAGGTATGTGCAATTCCTGTAGGACAAGCAGTAATTCCAACAATATTCATGATTGTTCCTCCTTATTCGTTTTAAAATACTATTGAATTAATCCGATTTAAATGCTGTGTACTCTTCATAACAAGCGCTTGTTTATTCATTTGCTCTATCTTGCCAAATACTATTCAAGGAACACCAAATTAAAATATCTGTAAAACCTCTGCAGCGGTTTTAGCATTCTTTAGTCGATCTCGAAAATCCTGGTTCATCAGTCTTCTAGAAAATCCACTCAAAATATCTAAGTGCAAGTCAGTAGCCTTTTGCGGGACTAATATTGCAAAAACACATTCGATTGGTTTGCCATCCAATCCGGTATAATCGTCCATTAATCCTGTATGAACAAAACAAACCGTTGGCTCTAGGACATATTTGCTTTTTGCATGAGGTATCCCAAAACCATCCTCAATTCCTGTAGACGTTTCCTTCTCTCGCTTGTATAAATCCTTGATGATCTTTTTAGCCTTGCTTACGCGATTTTGTTCCTCAAGATTCTTAGCTAAACAATCAAACAAATCACTCTTTGAACGAATTCCTTCATCAAAAATAATTAAATCGTTCAACATAATTTCCTTTAATTCCATTAAAAAACACCTCTATTTAAGTCTTGTCAGCGCTCTCTTATTTCTTGAGATCACTATATCATCGTAATCTAAACCGTTCAACATTATGCACATTAAACGGTTCAAAGTTCTTTTTAAGATATTTCCGCTCACTCTATGTGATCTATTCAGCTCAAAAAAATCTCTGATTTTTGAATGCTTCTCAATTACTCAGTATTCTGCATATAAAGAAAACTCCAAAAAGCAGATTTATAATTCTGCCCCTTGGAGTTCATGATTCATTTATAAATACCGTCTAACCTTCGCTTGATACTGACGATAGCTCTCGCCAAAAGTCGATACCAGATAAGTTTCCTCCCCACGAATTTGCCTATCAAACAAAATAAATGCAGTCATTGCTACTGCAATCACAAGTATATTTGGAAAGGTCACTGCCAAACCAAGATACAAAAAATCAAATGCCACAAAGGCCGGATTGCGGCTGAAACGGTAAATTCCAGTAGTTACCAATTCAGTCCTCTGCTTTTCATTGTACCCGGCACGCCAATTCAGTCCCATCGCCCTGACCGCGATATAAAAAAGAACTACTCCCGCAAAAATCAGACCTAAACCCAAATACACCCAAACGGTTCGATTGATCTCAAACAGGATCGGCGCAAGGAACTGCAGCACTCCACCGACGCCTGTCATTATTTTTAAAACGATTTCAAAATACTGCTCATTTTTTACATCTTTTCCTAATAAATTAACGGTGATTCCTTGTTTTCTCAGCAGCAACCCTTTCAATAAGTAAATCAGATAAAACAGTGTAACTCCTGTGAATGCGAGAATCCGTACCAACATTTTCATTCCTCCTCAATAAAATATGAAAATATATTCATATGTTTATTATTTCATATGAGTGCAAATCGGTCAAGTCTTCTATCGAATCTAACTAATGATCATAGACTTGAAATGATTGATTAAAAATGCTCCAAAAAAATACTCCTTCAGCTTAGCAATGGTAAGTAACCGTCACTAAACTTGAAAGGAGTATTTCATTTATTTGTTAAAGCGGAACATTAATAACCTCATGGGACAATGCTGGAGCATCGGCTTCCTTCGCATTGAATCCGGTTAAGCGGAAGGACAGGTTGAATTTTTCGAAGGTTGTTCGATATTTTTCCAGCTGCCATTGACCACAGGAATAGCTTCCCAGCGCATTTTGCTTGTAATCGATATTCACTACGACATACTCTCGCTCTTTTAGATCACAGGTATGTTTAGCGTTATCCAGATCGGCCTCTTCAAAATAAGAAGTACTGAAATTGAAGCCTGCTTCATCTGCGGCGAATAATCCCTGCCCGCGATCATCTGTCAGCGCTACCCATCTTGTATCCATTCTGTTTCCGTTAGCTTGAGGAACAACATAATTCGTAAACATCTCTTCGACAGTTGAGCGATAGACACCCAGATACCCTGCTTCTTTTGAATCCGTGTAGTTTTCTCTTGGTCCCCGCCCTAAATAGTTTACTTGATTCATGTCCTTATTCACATGCATCGATACACCTAAGCGCGGCAGCATATTTGGCGCGGAGTCGATCTTCCCGCTAGGAGTCCCCTCCAGGTTGAATAAAACATCGCCGCTTCCGCAGATCGTATAGCTATAGGTGCATTTGTAATGCCATGCACTGTTTGTTGTTGAATTGATCGTATTAACGGTGATCTGAACGGCTTGATCGATTTCCTTCCAGTCAAAGGATTCGACAATTTCATGCTCTAAATGCAAGAAATACTGTTTTTTCATCTCATTGATGATTTCCATATCGTTACTGATTGGTGCGCGCCACATGGTGAATTTCGGTCCTCGTTCAACGATCGTTTGACCGTCTCGTACCAATTTTAGCAGCGTGCCTCTGACTGTATCAAACGTGACAATAAAGTCTGTTCCTTCAATACTCAATGTCGTTTGTGTCTCATTAACCTGCAACTTTCCGTTTGGCAGAATCTCAACGCCTGCTGCTTTGATTGGAAGCTCGAAGCTGGCTGAAGCTAATTCGTAGCCTTTTCCTGCATAGGCTGTTGTTGCTTTTAATTGATAGGAAATGTTTAAGAAATAGCTTGCGCCAGGTTTTGGTGCGAGATCCAAGTTATATGGCAAGCTTAATTTGGCTTTCTCTCGCGCTGGAATCGAAGGCAGCGAAATCGTTCCATCTTCAATCAGTGTTTCATCCTCAAGAATTGAAAAATGCAGCTCAAAAATTTTCAGGTCTTGGAAATCAAAGCGGCTCAACAGCTCGATTTCTCCTTTGTTCAGATCGATCGCTGTCGTCTGGATCGGTTCGATCACCTTTTTGTATTCATACAAGCTTGGCGAAGGCGTGCGATCCGGCATCAGCATCCCGTCAATACAAAAATCTTTATTTGAAGGATCATCGCCAAAGTCTCCGCCATAGCGATAATATTTTTTCCCATCCTCAGTATAAGATTCAATGCCATGATCAAACCATTCCCAAATGAGACCGCCTTGCAGTTTATCATGGGCATAAAACAAATCTTGATATTCCTTCAGGTTTCCAGGTCCATTCCCCATCGCATGCCCATATTCACACAGGATATGCGGCTTTTTTGATTTCTCAATGATCGTACTCATTAATGGTTGCTTCGTCGGATGCTCCAACCAGCTATACATGGTTGAGTAAATATCCGCAGCTTCTACATCGAAATCTCCCTCATAGTGAACCAAGCGAGTTGGATCCATTTTTTTCGCTACTTCGGTCATCTTCACAAAATTACAACCGAAAGCCGACTCATTTCCCAGTGACCAAAGGATAATGGACGGATGATTTTTATCCCGCTCGATCATTCGAACCATTCTGGAAACATAGGCCAGTTCCCAGTCAGAATCGTTACTGATCCAATCATATTTTCCAGTCAGCTCAAAACCGTGGCATTCCAGATCGGTTTCATCGATCACGTACATCCCATATTCGTCGCAAAGATCGTACAAGTAATACGAAGCCGGATAATGACTCGTTCGAACGGCGTTAATATTGAACTGCTTCATTAAGCGAATATCTTCTTCAATTTCTTCCTTCGAGACGACACGGCCATTTCTAGGATTGTAATCATGACGATTGACTCCTTTAAACTTGATCGCCACACCGTTGACCAAGAAGACCTCGCCAGCTAAACGAATATTTCTGAATCCGACCTTTTGCGGAATCACTTCAACCAGCTTCTCCCCTTCGTAAACCGAAATCAGTAGCTGATACAACTCAGGTGTTTCCGC
This window harbors:
- a CDS encoding PTS sugar transporter subunit IIA; its protein translation is MELKEIMLNDLIIFDEGIRSKSDLFDCLAKNLEEQNRVSKAKKIIKDLYKREKETSTGIEDGFGIPHAKSKYVLEPTVCFVHTGLMDDYTGLDGKPIECVFAILVPQKATDLHLDILSGFSRRLMNQDFRDRLKNAKTAAEVLQIF
- a CDS encoding methyltransferase family protein, which produces MLVRILAFTGVTLFYLIYLLKGLLLRKQGITVNLLGKDVKNEQYFEIVLKIMTGVGGVLQFLAPILFEINRTVWVYLGLGLIFAGVVLFYIAVRAMGLNWRAGYNEKQRTELVTTGIYRFSRNPAFVAFDFLYLGLAVTFPNILVIAVAMTAFILFDRQIRGEETYLVSTFGESYRQYQAKVRRYL
- the ebgA gene encoding beta-galactosidase subunit alpha produces the protein MKIWENYQLDQINRLEPRAHFSTFPTKEKALLNENKYTHAFKNLNGVWKFLLVDAPEYSPSKFYEPDFDTGEMADIKVPGNWQVQGYGKMHYSDLWYNFPINPPYVPTENPTGIYKRQFSINESFRGKKIILRFCGVDSAYHVWVNGTEVGYSKGARNEAEFDITELVQEDAVNDLTVRVYQWSDGTYLEDQDMWWLSGIFRDVELLGVPTKGINDLKVVADLDDDYKNGLIDLSFTLRERKGQRIEVELIDSSGQEVLRQEITSEQESLQAEIPNVAQWTAETPELYQLLISVYEGEKLVEVIPQKVGFRNIRLAGEVFLVNGVAIKFKGVNRHDYNPRNGRVVSKEEIEEDIRLMKQFNINAVRTSHYPASYYLYDLCDEYGMYVIDETDLECHGFELTGKYDWISNDSDWELAYVSRMVRMIERDKNHPSIILWSLGNESAFGCNFVKMTEVAKKMDPTRLVHYEGDFDVEAADIYSTMYSWLEHPTKQPLMSTIIEKSKKPHILCEYGHAMGNGPGNLKEYQDLFYAHDKLQGGLIWEWFDHGIESYTEDGKKYYRYGGDFGDDPSNKDFCIDGMLMPDRTPSPSLYEYKKVIEPIQTTAIDLNKGEIELLSRFDFQDLKIFELHFSILEDETLIEDGTISLPSIPAREKAKLSLPYNLDLAPKPGASYFLNISYQLKATTAYAGKGYELASASFELPIKAAGVEILPNGKLQVNETQTTLSIEGTDFIVTFDTVRGTLLKLVRDGQTIVERGPKFTMWRAPISNDMEIINEMKKQYFLHLEHEIVESFDWKEIDQAVQITVNTINSTTNSAWHYKCTYSYTICGSGDVLFNLEGTPSGKIDSAPNMLPRLGVSMHVNKDMNQVNYLGRGPRENYTDSKEAGYLGVYRSTVEEMFTNYVVPQANGNRMDTRWVALTDDRGQGLFAADEAGFNFSTSYFEEADLDNAKHTCDLKEREYVVVNIDYKQNALGSYSCGQWQLEKYRTTFEKFNLSFRLTGFNAKEADAPALSHEVINVPL
- a CDS encoding PTS fructose transporter subunit IIC, producing MNIVGITACPTGIAHTYMSAEKLEITATGLGHMVKIETQGAKIENELTIEEISRADAIILAIDKDIDMSRFAGKRVKRVSTGRAIKEPELVIEEVLNDVGTIKISTSSKSEEKSHQIGIYNHFMNGVNYMLPFVIAGGIIIALSFAFGITASDPKSADYNVLAGALSTIGGGTAFAMMVPALGAGIASSIAGKAGFAPGIVAGLLAANGGSGFLGGMIGGLLAGYATDFLANKINIKKQFAAIYQLIVVPLVSILVIGLAMVFLIDKPIAWVLDALTSWLNGLGNTSGLMFGLLIGVMMAADMGGPINKSISTFSIGLMSAGVNAPIAACMAAGMTPPLGLALATILFKHKFNKEERTSGQSCWILGASYITEGAIPFAVADPIRVIPSLMLGSATAAGISMAAGVTSMAPHGGIWVMLIPNVMNNLPMYILAIVAGTIVTAVTVGLLKKPITEKQISNEKLTNEVEV